The genomic segment AGCTGGAAAACCGCGCTGTTCCTCTATCTGAGCTTCGCGATCAGCACCAATATCAACCTCAGCGACCTGGACCTCGGCCACATCAGACCCGCCCTAATAGTGATAATCCAGGTGATCGTGGTCTTCAACCTGCTCACGGCCTGGCTGGGCGAGTTTTCCCTGAATCTGATGGATGGCTTGGAAAACGGGCTGGCCACCTTTTACGGCATCCTGGTCTATGTGCTGGTGCTCAATCTGGGTTTCCTGGCCGTCTCCCGGCTGCTTTCCCTGGTCTTCAAGAAGTAGTTTCAACCTGAAACCCCGGGGCGGGGAATTGCCTATCCCGGCAGCGTCTGGTTCAGAATTCCAAACTTCCAACCTGAAATTCCACCAGAATCTCAAACCGGGGATCCTGGTAAAAACCCACTTGGCCCCCAATATCAATACGGTATCAATACGGAATCAATACGGATGAAATCCGTATTGATTCCGTATTGATACCGTATTGATATTGGGGGCGACCCGGTGGAGCGACCGGGTTTGCCTGATCCGAAAACGCGGCTAAATTATCTGAAAAACAGCAGGGAAGGAGCACCATCATGCCTACGGACCAAGAAATTTCGCGTCAGATAAAGTTGGAACCCATCGACTCCATCGCGGCCGGGATCGGCCTGAAACCTGAGGACCTGGAACATTACGGAGAGTACAAGGCCAAGGTCCGCTATTCAGCTTTGGAGAGGATCAAAGACAATCCCCCCGGGAAACTGATCCTGGTTTCGGCCATCACCCCCACCCCCGCCGGAGAGGGAAAAACCACCGTCTCCATCGGACTCTCCCAGGCGCTGAACCTTAGCGGCAAAAAATCGATCGTGGCCATCCGTGAACCTTCGTTGGGCCCGGTTTTCGGCATCAAAGGCGGCGCGGCCGGCGGCGGCTGGAGCCAGGTGCTGCCCATGGAGGACATCAATCTGCACTTCACTGGCGATTTTCACGCCATCACCACCGCCAACAACACCTTGGCCGCACTGGTGGACAACTATATCTACCACGACAACGAGCTGAACCTCGATCCCCGCCGCATCACCTGGAAACGGGTGCTGGACGTGAACGACCGCATGCTGCGCAAGATCGTGATTGGACTGGGCGGCAGCAAACAGGGCTTTCCGCGCGAAGACGGTTTTGACATCACGCCCGCCAGCGAGATCATGGCCATCCTTTGCCTGGCCAACAACATGGAGGAGCTGAAGGAAAGGATCGGCAACATCACCGTGGGCTTCAGCCATTCCGGCGAACCGGTGCACGTGAAACAGCTTGGTTACGAAGGCGCGATCGCCGCCCTGCTGAAAGACGCGCTGCAGCCAAACCTGGTTCAGACCACGGAAAACACACCGGCTTTCGTGCACGGCGGGCCTTTTGCCAACATTGCCCAGGGCGCCAACTCCATCATCGCCACCAAAGCCGCGCTGCGCCTTTCGGAATACGTGGTCACGGAAGCGGGCTTCGGCTTTGACCTGGGCGCGGAAAAGTTTTTTGACCTGGTGTGCCGCTACGGCCAGTTTTGCACGGACGCCGTGGTGCTGGTGGCCACGATCCGGGCGCTCAAGCTGCACGGCGGCAAGAAATTGAAGGACATCAACGAACCCGATCCCAAAGCGGTGGAGGCCGGACTGGAAAACCTGGCCAAGCATCTGGAAAACATCAACAAATTCGGCATGAAGTCGATCGTGGCCATCAACCGCTTTCCCAGCGACACGGAAGAAGAGATCAAGCTGGTGCTCGACTTTGTGGCCTCCCAGGGTTTTGAGTCCTCCGTCACGAATTTCCACGCCGAGGGCGGGAAAGGCGGCTTGGAACTGGCGCAGCAGGTGATCGGCATGGTGGACAAGGCCATTTGCCGCTACCACAGCCTCTACGACTGGGCCAGCCCGGTGGAGGACAAGATCTTCACCGTGGCCAGCCAGATCTATGGGGCACAGAAAGTTGACTACACAGCCGACGCCAAGGCCGACCTGAAAAAGATCAACAAATACGGCTACGACAAACTGCCCATCTGCATAGCTAAAACCCAGAAATCGCTCTCCGACAACCCCGAATTGATCGGCCGGCCCAAGGATTTTCTGGTGACGGTGCGCGAGATCGTGATCGCCAGTGGCGCGGGCTTCCTGGTGCCGATCACCGGCGAGATCATGCGCATGCCCGGACTGCCGAAACATCCCTCCGCCGAAACCATTGACGTGGAAGGGGATGGAGACATCAGCGGGCTGTTCTGACCTGGCCCCGGACCGGCCGGGGATAATGACCGGGGCAAATCAGCGGTAGGACTTGAGTTCGCCGCTATCGGTACAGCTTCGCTCACGCTCTGCTGAGCGGAGGCGGATATTACATGCTGGTAAACCGGGACCTCTTGACCTGGCCGACCCAGGAAGCGGATTAATGGACCTGAAACCAGCCTGATCAAGGGCGCGGACACCCATTCCGACAGCGGGATTCCTTGCCGGGGGGATATTTAGGTTGACAAATATCGAAGAGCAAAAAACAATGCGTGTAATCAAAGTAACAGTTACACGAGGTTTAGGCAATGAATTTCAGAGGCAAACAGTGGACGGAATCTGGCAGGCTGCCAACCGGCTTGATCTTAGGGCTCATCATCTGGATGGGCAGTGGGGGCGTTTTACCCGCGGAAACCACTCCGCAGAACATGACGCGCTACAGAAGCACGCTGAATTTCGCGCACGATTATCCGCGGGCGTGGCAAAGTGTGGACCGGAGCAACACCGCCGCGGCGCGCGCAGACCTTCTTCCCGCCGGCGCTGACAGCATCGCGCTGGCAAATTCGCACACCAATTTCATCCTGAACCAGATAGACAGTCTGGAGATCAAGGCCGCGTTTCTGGAAAACACTGAGGGAGAGGATTCCGGGACTATCCTGGT from the Candidatus Cloacimonadota bacterium genome contains:
- a CDS encoding formate--tetrahydrofolate ligase; this encodes MPTDQEISRQIKLEPIDSIAAGIGLKPEDLEHYGEYKAKVRYSALERIKDNPPGKLILVSAITPTPAGEGKTTVSIGLSQALNLSGKKSIVAIREPSLGPVFGIKGGAAGGGWSQVLPMEDINLHFTGDFHAITTANNTLAALVDNYIYHDNELNLDPRRITWKRVLDVNDRMLRKIVIGLGGSKQGFPREDGFDITPASEIMAILCLANNMEELKERIGNITVGFSHSGEPVHVKQLGYEGAIAALLKDALQPNLVQTTENTPAFVHGGPFANIAQGANSIIATKAALRLSEYVVTEAGFGFDLGAEKFFDLVCRYGQFCTDAVVLVATIRALKLHGGKKLKDINEPDPKAVEAGLENLAKHLENINKFGMKSIVAINRFPSDTEEEIKLVLDFVASQGFESSVTNFHAEGGKGGLELAQQVIGMVDKAICRYHSLYDWASPVEDKIFTVASQIYGAQKVDYTADAKADLKKINKYGYDKLPICIAKTQKSLSDNPELIGRPKDFLVTVREIVIASGAGFLVPITGEIMRMPGLPKHPSAETIDVEGDGDISGLF